Proteins encoded together in one Roseibacterium elongatum DSM 19469 window:
- the ctrA gene encoding response regulator transcription factor CtrA, with protein MRVLLVEDDPTTSKSIEMMLKHANLNVYSTDMGEEGVDLAKLYDYDIILLDLNLPDITGHEVLRQLRTARVTTPILILSGLDDPENKLKGFGFGADDYLTKPFHREELVARIHAIIRRSQGHAQSVINTGRISVNLDAKTVDVAGAPVHLTGKEYQMLELLSLRKGTTLTKEMFLNHLYGGMDEPELKIIDVFICKLRKKLSEATGGDNYIETVWGRGYVLRDPAAQPDADLVASA; from the coding sequence ATGCGCGTTCTGCTTGTGGAAGACGACCCAACGACGTCGAAAAGCATCGAGATGATGCTGAAGCACGCGAACCTCAACGTCTATTCCACCGACATGGGCGAGGAAGGGGTCGATCTCGCCAAGCTGTACGATTACGACATCATCCTGCTCGATCTGAACCTGCCCGACATCACCGGCCACGAAGTGCTGCGTCAGCTGCGGACCGCGCGGGTGACGACGCCCATCCTGATCCTGTCCGGGCTGGACGATCCCGAAAACAAGCTCAAGGGCTTCGGGTTCGGGGCCGATGATTACCTGACCAAGCCGTTTCATCGCGAGGAGCTGGTCGCGCGGATCCACGCCATCATCCGCCGCAGCCAGGGCCATGCGCAATCGGTCATCAACACGGGGCGCATTTCGGTCAATCTGGACGCCAAGACAGTGGATGTGGCGGGGGCGCCGGTGCATCTTACGGGCAAGGAATACCAGATGCTCGAGTTGCTGAGCCTGCGCAAGGGCACGACCCTGACCAAGGAGATGTTCCTCAACCATCTCTATGGCGGCATGGATGAGCCCGAGTTGAAGATCATCGACGTGTTCATCTGCAAACTGCGCAAGAAACTGTCCGAGGCCACCGGCGGCGACAATTACATCGAGACCGTCTGGGGCCGGGGCTATGTGCTGCGCGACCCCGCGGCGCAGCCCGACGCGGATCTCGTCGCCTCGGCCTGA
- a CDS encoding polysaccharide deacetylase family protein has product MSQPSRPRFDRRKALIAIGAALASPALTGRAGAHAIPASFGGDGPVTRGADVTVQRVNTRQPLVALTFDDGPHPRLTPQLLDILSAANVRATFYMIGRSVARHPQLAARVAAEGHEIGNHTWSHPNLTGRSDAGVLDQIDRTSIAIQEAVGRPPVTMRPPYGNFHDRQRLMLFRERNLPTVLWSVDPQDWQRPGATVVTQRIVRSAHPGAVVLAHDIHGPTIRAMPSTISDLAARGFRFVTVSELIGWPRWDQRRIRLAARSPRD; this is encoded by the coding sequence ATGTCACAGCCCTCGCGCCCCAGATTCGACCGACGCAAGGCCCTGATCGCCATCGGGGCCGCATTGGCCAGCCCTGCGCTGACGGGGCGGGCGGGCGCGCATGCGATCCCGGCCAGTTTCGGGGGCGATGGCCCTGTGACGCGCGGGGCGGATGTCACCGTGCAGCGCGTCAACACGCGCCAGCCGCTGGTCGCCCTGACCTTCGATGACGGGCCGCATCCGCGCCTGACCCCGCAGTTGCTGGATATCCTTAGCGCCGCGAATGTGCGCGCGACCTTTTACATGATCGGGCGCAGTGTCGCGCGCCATCCGCAACTGGCCGCCCGCGTCGCCGCCGAAGGGCACGAGATCGGCAACCACACCTGGTCGCATCCCAACCTGACAGGCCGTTCCGATGCCGGGGTTCTGGACCAGATCGACCGCACCAGCATCGCCATCCAGGAGGCGGTCGGACGCCCGCCGGTCACCATGCGCCCGCCCTATGGCAACTTCCATGATCGGCAGCGCCTGATGCTGTTTCGTGAGCGCAATCTGCCAACCGTCCTGTGGTCGGTCGATCCGCAGGATTGGCAACGCCCCGGCGCCACGGTCGTTACGCAGCGCATCGTGCGCAGCGCCCATCCCGGCGCGGTCGTGCTGGCCCATGACATCCATGGCCCGACGATCCGCGCGATGCCCTCGACGATTTCCGACCTTGCGGCGCGCGGGTTCCGGTTCGTCACCGTTTCGGAATTGATCGGCTGGCCCCGTTGGGATCAGCGTCGCATCCGGTTGGCCGCGCGGTCGCCGCGCGACTGA
- the mnmA gene encoding tRNA 2-thiouridine(34) synthase MnmA — MALDRPHSLNSLGLPKPPAETRVVVAMSGGVDSSVVAAQLADEGYDVVGVTLQLYDHGAALAKKGACCAGRDIHDARRVAEEMGFPHYVLDYENTFREAVIDEFADSYLAGATPVPCIRCNERVKFKDLLATARDLDADCMATGHYIQRKMGPDRAELHRAADMDRDQSYFLFSTTQEQLDFLRFPLGHLPSKAETRALAAKYGLPVADKPDSQDICFVPNGDYASVIEKLRPGAADPGEIVDMAGNVLGTHRGVIHYTIGQRRGLGIGGLADPLYVVKLDPDTRQVIVGPKEALAKRTVPVREINWLGDAPFTSRPEWEVEVRIRSTRPPAPAVIRPLSETEAEVELVTAEQGVSPGQACVFYDPESTRVFGGGWIHKGVSADPV; from the coding sequence ATGGCCCTAGACCGGCCCCACAGCCTCAATTCGCTTGGCTTGCCCAAGCCGCCCGCCGAGACCCGTGTCGTCGTGGCGATGTCGGGTGGTGTCGATTCCTCGGTCGTCGCCGCGCAGCTCGCCGATGAAGGCTATGATGTCGTGGGCGTGACGCTGCAACTCTATGATCACGGGGCGGCACTGGCCAAGAAAGGCGCGTGTTGCGCGGGCCGTGACATCCACGATGCCCGCCGCGTCGCTGAAGAGATGGGCTTTCCCCATTATGTCCTCGATTACGAGAACACCTTTCGCGAGGCCGTGATCGACGAATTTGCCGACAGCTACCTGGCCGGGGCAACGCCCGTGCCCTGCATCCGCTGCAACGAGCGCGTGAAGTTCAAGGACCTTCTGGCCACGGCCCGCGACCTCGATGCCGATTGCATGGCGACCGGCCATTACATCCAGCGCAAGATGGGGCCGGACCGCGCCGAGTTGCACCGCGCCGCCGACATGGACCGCGACCAGTCGTATTTCCTGTTCTCGACCACGCAGGAGCAGCTCGATTTCCTGCGCTTTCCGCTGGGGCACCTGCCCTCCAAGGCCGAAACGCGTGCCTTGGCGGCCAAATACGGGCTGCCCGTGGCCGACAAGCCCGACAGCCAGGATATCTGCTTCGTGCCCAATGGCGATTATGCCAGCGTGATCGAAAAGCTGCGCCCCGGTGCGGCCGATCCGGGCGAGATCGTCGATATGGCAGGCAATGTGCTGGGCACGCATCGCGGCGTGATCCATTATACGATCGGCCAGCGGCGGGGCCTGGGGATCGGGGGGTTGGCCGACCCGCTTTACGTGGTGAAGCTCGATCCTGACACAAGGCAGGTCATCGTCGGCCCCAAGGAGGCGCTGGCCAAACGCACGGTCCCGGTGCGCGAGATCAACTGGCTGGGCGATGCGCCCTTCACCTCGCGCCCCGAATGGGAGGTCGAGGTGCGGATCCGGTCTACCCGGCCGCCCGCGCCCGCCGTGATCCGGCCGTTGTCCGAGACCGAGGCCGAGGTTGAGCTGGTGACGGCGGAACAGGGGGTCAGCCCCGGTCAGGCCTGTGTCTTCTACGACCCCGAGAGCACGCGCGTCTTCGGCGGCGGCTGGATTCACAAGGGGGTGAGCGCCGATCCGGTCTGA
- the lon gene encoding endopeptidase La: protein MPDQQATYPVLPLRDIVVFPHMIVPLFVGREKSVRALEEVMQDDKQILLSSQIDPAVDDPTPEGIYRAGVLANVLQLLKLPDGTVKVLVEGRKRVRIEEFTATEDYFEARVIELEERMGDETSVAALTRSVAEEFEKYAKVKKNVPEDALTSVIEAQDPEMLADLVAGHLGIEVEQKQDLLETLDVSERLEKVFGLMQGEMSVLQVEKKIKTRVKSQMERTQREYYLNEQMKAIQRELGDGEEGGEVAELEEKVAATKLSKEAREKAEAELKKLKNMSPMSAEATVVRNYLDWMLSIPWGVKSRTKKDLGRAQDILDADHYGLEKVKERIVEYLAVQQRSKKLKGPIMCLVGPPGVGKTSLGKSVAKATGREFIRISLGGVRDESEIRGHRRTYIGSMPGKIIQALKKAKTTNPLILLDEIDKMGQDFRGDPASAMLEVLDPEQNSTFVDHYLEVEYDLSNVMFLTTANSYNMPGPLLDRMEIIPLAGYTEDEKREIAIRHLIPKQVKDHGLKAKEFDLTEAALTDTIRYYTREAGVRNLEREIAKICRKALTKILKKEEEMVTVTSDNLEDFLGVRRFKFGLAEEADQIGVVTGLAWTSVGGDLLSIEALRLPGKGRMKTTGKLGDVMKESIDAAASYVRSIAPSIGVKPPRLDKWDIHVHVPEGATPKDGPSAGIAMVTSIVSVLTQIPVKKNIAMTGEVTLRGNVLPIGGLKEKLLAALRGGITTVLIPAENEKDLPEIPDNVKEGLTIIPVSHVSEVLEHALTARPEGIDWDEEAEEAAAAQAALEGKGQGATAH, encoded by the coding sequence CTTCGTCGGCCGCGAGAAATCCGTTCGCGCGCTGGAAGAGGTGATGCAGGACGACAAGCAGATCCTGCTCTCCAGCCAGATCGACCCGGCGGTCGACGACCCCACGCCCGAAGGCATCTATCGCGCCGGGGTGCTGGCCAATGTGTTGCAATTGCTGAAACTGCCCGATGGCACCGTCAAGGTGCTGGTCGAAGGCCGCAAGCGCGTGCGCATCGAGGAATTCACCGCGACCGAGGATTATTTCGAAGCCCGCGTGATCGAGCTGGAAGAGCGCATGGGCGATGAGACATCCGTCGCGGCGCTGACCCGCTCTGTCGCCGAGGAATTCGAGAAATACGCCAAGGTGAAGAAGAACGTGCCCGAGGATGCGCTGACCAGCGTGATCGAGGCGCAGGACCCCGAGATGCTGGCCGATCTGGTGGCCGGTCATCTGGGCATCGAGGTCGAGCAGAAGCAGGACCTTCTGGAAACGCTGGATGTCTCGGAACGGCTGGAAAAGGTCTTTGGCCTGATGCAGGGCGAGATGTCGGTGCTGCAGGTCGAGAAGAAGATCAAGACGCGCGTGAAATCGCAGATGGAGCGCACGCAGCGCGAGTATTACCTCAACGAACAGATGAAGGCGATCCAGCGCGAGCTGGGCGACGGCGAAGAGGGCGGCGAAGTGGCCGAACTCGAGGAAAAGGTCGCCGCCACCAAGCTGTCGAAAGAGGCGCGCGAAAAGGCCGAGGCGGAGCTGAAAAAGCTCAAGAACATGTCGCCCATGTCGGCCGAGGCGACCGTGGTGCGCAACTATCTCGACTGGATGCTGTCGATCCCGTGGGGCGTGAAATCGCGCACCAAGAAAGACCTCGGGCGCGCGCAGGATATCCTCGATGCCGACCATTACGGGCTGGAAAAGGTCAAGGAACGCATCGTCGAATACCTGGCCGTGCAACAGCGCTCGAAAAAGCTGAAGGGGCCGATCATGTGCCTTGTCGGCCCGCCGGGCGTGGGCAAGACGTCACTTGGCAAATCGGTGGCCAAGGCCACCGGGCGCGAGTTCATCCGCATCAGCCTGGGCGGCGTGCGGGATGAATCCGAGATCCGTGGCCACCGCCGGACCTATATCGGCTCGATGCCGGGCAAGATCATCCAGGCCCTGAAAAAGGCCAAGACGACCAACCCGCTGATCCTGCTCGATGAGATCGACAAGATGGGCCAGGATTTCCGGGGCGATCCGGCGAGCGCGATGCTCGAGGTGCTGGACCCGGAACAGAACTCGACCTTCGTCGATCACTATCTCGAGGTGGAATACGACCTCTCGAACGTGATGTTCCTGACCACGGCGAACTCCTACAACATGCCGGGGCCGCTTCTGGACCGGATGGAGATCATCCCGCTGGCCGGCTATACCGAGGATGAAAAGCGCGAGATCGCGATCCGCCACCTGATCCCCAAGCAGGTCAAGGATCACGGGCTCAAGGCCAAGGAATTCGACCTGACCGAGGCCGCGCTGACCGACACGATCCGCTACTATACCCGCGAGGCGGGGGTGCGGAACCTGGAACGGGAAATCGCCAAGATCTGTCGCAAGGCGTTGACCAAGATCCTCAAGAAGGAAGAGGAGATGGTCACCGTCACCTCCGACAACCTCGAGGATTTCCTGGGCGTGCGCCGTTTCAAGTTCGGCCTGGCCGAAGAGGCGGACCAGATCGGTGTCGTGACCGGGCTGGCGTGGACCAGCGTCGGCGGCGACCTGTTGTCCATCGAGGCGCTGCGCCTGCCGGGCAAGGGCCGGATGAAGACGACCGGCAAGCTGGGCGACGTGATGAAGGAGTCGATCGACGCCGCCGCCAGCTACGTGCGCTCGATCGCGCCCTCGATCGGGGTGAAACCGCCGCGTCTGGACAAGTGGGATATCCACGTCCACGTCCCCGAGGGCGCCACGCCCAAGGACGGGCCGAGCGCGGGCATCGCGATGGTGACCTCCATCGTCTCGGTTCTGACGCAGATCCCGGTGAAGAAGAACATCGCCATGACCGGCGAGGTCACGCTGCGCGGCAATGTCCTGCCCATCGGCGGGTTGAAGGAAAAGCTGCTGGCGGCGCTGCGCGGGGGCATCACCACGGTGCTGATCCCGGCCGAGAACGAAAAGGATCTGCCCGAGATCCCGGACAACGTGAAAGAGGGGCTGACCATCATTCCCGTCAGTCACGTTTCCGAGGTGCTGGAGCACGCCCTGACGGCCAGGCCCGAGGGCATCGACTGGGACGAGGAGGCAGAAGAGGCCGCGGCGGCCCAGGCCGCTCTGGAAGGCAAGGGGCAGGGCGCAACCGCCCATTGA
- a CDS encoding pirin family protein, which produces MSWNPTLDPECPTGDAVDAIETVIVPRARDLGDFEVRRALPAPRRQMVGPFIFFDQMGPAEFLTGQGVDIRPHPHIGLATVTYLFEGKFHHRDSLGTDQWIEPGAVNLMTAGHGITHSERIDGDMLNQPYRLSGLQTWIALPKGAEDGPADFAHAAKTALPMLEGEGKELRLILGAAYGATAPVATPSPMFYADALVQPGARLPMPDDHEDRGAYVLDGSVEIAGQVFERGQMMVFRPGDAVSLRAGETGARVMILGGDTLEGPRHIWWNFVASSKERIDEAKEAWRKGDWEHGRFQLPPTDRDEFIPLP; this is translated from the coding sequence ATGAGCTGGAACCCCACCCTCGACCCCGAATGCCCCACCGGCGATGCCGTCGATGCCATCGAGACCGTGATCGTCCCGCGCGCCCGCGACTTGGGCGATTTCGAGGTCCGCCGCGCCTTGCCCGCCCCCAGGCGGCAGATGGTCGGACCCTTCATCTTCTTCGACCAGATGGGCCCGGCCGAGTTTCTGACGGGCCAGGGGGTCGATATCCGGCCGCATCCGCATATCGGTCTGGCGACCGTCACCTACCTGTTCGAGGGCAAGTTTCACCACCGCGACAGCCTTGGTACCGATCAGTGGATCGAACCGGGCGCGGTCAATCTGATGACGGCAGGGCATGGCATCACCCATTCCGAGCGGATCGACGGCGACATGCTGAACCAGCCCTATCGCCTGTCCGGTCTGCAAACCTGGATCGCCCTGCCCAAGGGGGCCGAGGATGGACCGGCCGATTTCGCCCATGCGGCCAAGACCGCGTTGCCGATGCTGGAGGGCGAGGGCAAGGAACTGCGCCTGATCCTCGGGGCGGCCTATGGCGCCACGGCCCCGGTGGCGACGCCCTCGCCGATGTTTTACGCCGATGCCCTGGTGCAGCCGGGCGCGCGCCTGCCCATGCCCGACGACCACGAGGATCGCGGCGCCTATGTGCTGGATGGGTCGGTCGAAATCGCCGGTCAGGTGTTCGAGCGGGGCCAGATGATGGTGTTCCGGCCCGGTGACGCCGTGTCCCTGCGGGCGGGCGAGACTGGCGCGCGGGTGATGATCCTGGGCGGCGATACGCTGGAGGGGCCGCGTCACATCTGGTGGAATTTCGTGGCTTCCTCGAAAGAGCGGATCGACGAAGCGAAAGAGGCTTGGCGCAAGGGCGACTGGGAGCATGGCCGCTTTCAGTTGCCGCCAACCGATCGCGACGAGTTCATCCCGCTGCCCTGA
- the sciP gene encoding CtrA inhibitor SciP, protein MYIRRIKGPHAVTLPDGRLLTRADLPPPDTCRWVASRKALVVQAVDSGLISAEEAIRTWSLSDEELEGWRRAVARHGVAALKATSVQRFRN, encoded by the coding sequence ATGTATATCAGACGGATCAAGGGGCCCCATGCCGTGACATTGCCCGATGGGCGGCTCTTGACCCGGGCCGATCTGCCGCCGCCCGATACCTGCCGTTGGGTCGCCAGCCGCAAGGCGCTGGTCGTGCAGGCGGTCGATTCCGGGCTGATATCCGCCGAGGAAGCGATTCGCACCTGGTCCCTCTCCGACGAGGAGTTGGAGGGCTGGCGCCGCGCCGTCGCGCGCCATGGTGTTGCAGCTTTGAAAGCAACTTCGGTGCAGCGTTTCCGCAACTAG
- a CDS encoding DMT family transporter, producing MSTADAEAQGANARAIAFILAGVFFISINDMLIKLLSGDYPLHQMVFVRSAIGICVSLVILRYEGGLAMLRTATPGLHLVRALLIVMANMTFFAALAVMPLGAATALFFVAPLFITLLAIPVLGEKVGRHRMTAILIGLLGVAVMMAPGVDWGGIARWSLLLPVAAALCYAGMQVLTRKLGAQSAASAMAVYIQTTFILVSLAFFLVAGDGRFSEGLESDSLVFLLRAWVWPPLADWWKFGLLGLLAGGVGYALSQAYRIGNAATVASYEYTGLPIAILWGWVIFGEVPSLPMLAGTALIAGAGLYVFARERARARPLAASRPQRRS from the coding sequence ATGAGCACCGCTGACGCAGAGGCGCAGGGCGCGAACGCCCGTGCCATCGCTTTCATTCTGGCAGGCGTTTTCTTCATTTCGATCAATGACATGCTGATCAAGCTGCTGTCGGGCGACTACCCGCTGCATCAGATGGTCTTCGTGCGCTCGGCGATCGGGATCTGCGTGTCGCTGGTGATCCTGCGCTACGAGGGGGGGCTGGCCATGTTGCGCACCGCGACGCCGGGGTTGCATCTGGTCCGAGCGCTGTTGATCGTCATGGCCAACATGACCTTTTTCGCGGCCCTTGCGGTGATGCCGTTGGGGGCGGCGACGGCGTTGTTTTTCGTGGCGCCGCTGTTCATCACCCTGCTTGCGATCCCGGTATTGGGCGAAAAGGTTGGGCGCCACCGGATGACGGCCATCCTGATCGGGCTGTTGGGTGTGGCGGTGATGATGGCGCCGGGCGTGGATTGGGGCGGCATCGCACGGTGGAGCTTGCTGCTGCCGGTCGCCGCCGCCTTGTGCTATGCTGGCATGCAGGTGCTGACCCGCAAGCTGGGGGCGCAATCGGCCGCTTCGGCCATGGCGGTCTATATCCAGACGACCTTCATCCTGGTGAGCCTGGCCTTTTTCCTTGTGGCGGGTGACGGCCGCTTTTCCGAGGGGCTGGAGAGCGACAGCCTGGTGTTCCTGTTGCGCGCCTGGGTCTGGCCGCCGCTGGCGGATTGGTGGAAATTCGGCCTGCTCGGTCTGCTTGCCGGGGGGGTCGGCTATGCCCTCAGCCAAGCCTACCGGATCGGGAATGCCGCGACGGTGGCATCCTATGAATACACCGGGCTACCCATTGCGATTCTCTGGGGCTGGGTGATCTTTGGCGAGGTGCCGAGCCTGCCGATGCTGGCCGGCACCGCCCTGATCGCCGGCGCGGGGCTGTATGTGTTTGCGCGGGAACGCGCCCGCGCCCGGCCCCTGGCGGCCTCGCGCCCGCAACGTCGCAGCTGA
- the ligA gene encoding NAD-dependent DNA ligase LigA, producing MAGTGTSANQAPQQLTEAEARDRLAALADLLHAADTAYHAEDAPTLSDAEYDALKRENAAIEARFPHLKRADSPSEQVGAAPAEGFGKVTHAERMLSLANAFDDADVADFVAGIRRYLGLAADAPLAFTAEPKIDGLSLSLRYEHGRLVAAATRGDGSVGENVTANALTIDDIPARIDDAPEVLEVRGEVYMSHADFEALNRRQTEIGGKSFANPRNAAAGSLRQLDAEITRARPLRFFAYSWGALSESLAETQMGALDRLRAFGFVINDRTRACDSVAEMLAHYRAIEQDRATLGYDIDGVVYKLNDLDLQRRLGMRSTTPRWAIAHKFPAELAWTRLEAIDIQVGRTGALSPVARLTPVTVGGVVVSNATLHNEDYIAGRDSRGERIREGKDIRIGDWVQVYRAGDVIPKVADVDLSKRPEDAQPYVFPSVCPECGSDAVREEGDSVRRCTGGLICPAQAVEKLKHFVSRAAFDIDGLGAKQVEAFYGDGWVKEPADIFELKEKYGTGLQQLKNREGWGEKSAKNIFDAIDDKRKIPLKRVIFALGIRHVGEVAADDLARHFASWPAFEAAVIQAIPAAAAHRAGEAAVAQEQAAAREAGRRAQISETRRAAWEAADVPKAAQSAWDDLVGIDGIGATVALSLSDTFAQEAERASIDRLIAHLDIQPPEARATEGSPVAGKTVVFTGSLEKMTRAEAKARAEALGAKVSGSVSAKTDLVVAGPGAGSKAKKAEDLGIEMIDEDGWLALIGDG from the coding sequence ATGGCCGGCACCGGAACATCCGCAAACCAGGCGCCGCAACAGTTGACGGAAGCCGAGGCGCGCGACCGGCTGGCCGCACTGGCCGATCTGCTGCACGCCGCCGACACGGCCTATCACGCGGAGGATGCCCCGACCCTTTCGGATGCCGAATATGACGCGCTGAAGCGTGAAAACGCCGCGATCGAGGCGCGCTTTCCGCATCTCAAACGTGCCGACAGCCCCAGCGAGCAGGTCGGTGCCGCCCCCGCCGAGGGGTTTGGCAAGGTCACCCATGCCGAACGCATGCTGTCGCTGGCCAATGCCTTCGACGACGCGGATGTCGCCGATTTCGTCGCCGGCATTCGCCGCTATCTCGGGCTGGCCGCGGATGCGCCCCTGGCCTTTACCGCCGAACCCAAGATCGACGGCCTGTCGCTCTCCTTGCGGTACGAACATGGCCGGCTCGTCGCCGCGGCCACGCGCGGCGATGGCAGCGTCGGCGAAAATGTCACCGCCAATGCGCTGACCATCGACGATATTCCGGCGCGGATCGATGACGCCCCGGAGGTGTTGGAGGTGCGCGGCGAGGTCTACATGAGCCACGCCGATTTCGAGGCGTTGAACCGGCGCCAGACCGAGATCGGTGGCAAGAGTTTCGCGAACCCGCGCAACGCCGCGGCCGGGTCGCTGCGGCAACTCGATGCCGAGATCACGCGCGCCCGCCCCTTGCGGTTCTTCGCCTATTCCTGGGGCGCGCTGTCCGAGAGCCTGGCCGAAACACAGATGGGCGCCCTCGACCGGCTGCGGGCGTTCGGGTTCGTCATCAATGACCGGACCCGAGCGTGTGACAGCGTGGCCGAGATGCTGGCCCATTACCGCGCCATCGAGCAGGACCGCGCGACCCTAGGCTATGATATCGACGGGGTGGTCTACAAACTGAACGACCTTGATCTGCAGCGCCGTCTCGGGATGCGCTCGACCACGCCGCGATGGGCCATCGCGCACAAGTTCCCGGCTGAGCTGGCTTGGACCCGGCTCGAGGCGATCGACATCCAGGTTGGCCGTACCGGGGCGCTGTCGCCCGTCGCGCGGCTGACGCCGGTGACCGTGGGCGGCGTGGTGGTGTCGAACGCCACCCTGCATAACGAGGATTACATCGCGGGCCGCGACAGTCGCGGCGAGAGGATCCGCGAGGGCAAGGATATCCGCATCGGGGATTGGGTGCAGGTCTATCGCGCAGGCGATGTCATTCCCAAGGTTGCGGATGTCGACCTGTCAAAGCGGCCCGAGGATGCGCAGCCATACGTGTTCCCGAGTGTCTGCCCCGAATGCGGGTCGGACGCCGTGCGCGAGGAGGGCGACAGCGTGCGCCGCTGCACGGGCGGCTTGATCTGTCCTGCGCAAGCCGTTGAAAAGTTGAAGCATTTCGTCAGTCGCGCGGCCTTTGACATCGATGGCTTGGGGGCCAAGCAGGTCGAGGCGTTCTATGGCGACGGATGGGTCAAGGAACCCGCGGATATCTTTGAATTGAAAGAAAAATATGGCACTGGCTTGCAGCAGTTGAAAAATCGCGAAGGCTGGGGCGAGAAAAGCGCGAAGAATATTTTTGATGCCATTGATGATAAACGGAAAATTCCCCTCAAGCGTGTGATATTCGCGCTTGGCATCCGCCACGTGGGCGAGGTGGCCGCCGATGATCTGGCACGACATTTCGCAAGTTGGCCGGCGTTTGAAGCGGCCGTGATTCAGGCCATCCCGGCCGCCGCCGCCCATCGCGCCGGCGAGGCGGCCGTCGCCCAAGAGCAGGCGGCCGCACGAGAGGCAGGCCGCCGCGCGCAGATCAGCGAGACCCGCCGCGCCGCATGGGAGGCGGCCGACGTGCCCAAGGCGGCCCAATCGGCCTGGGACGATCTTGTCGGCATTGACGGGATCGGCGCGACCGTCGCCCTGTCGCTCAGCGATACCTTCGCGCAGGAGGCCGAGCGCGCCTCGATCGACCGGCTGATCGCACATCTCGACATCCAGCCGCCCGAGGCGCGCGCCACCGAGGGCAGCCCCGTGGCCGGCAAGACCGTGGTCTTCACCGGCAGCCTTGAAAAGATGACCCGTGCCGAGGCCAAGGCGCGGGCCGAGGCGCTCGGTGCCAAGGTGTCGGGCAGCGTGTCGGCCAAGACCGATCTGGTCGTCGCGGGGCCGGGGGCGGGATCGAAGGCGAAAAAAGCCGAGGATCTGGGCATCGAGATGATCGACGAGGACGGCTGGCTGGCCTTGATCGGTGATGGCTGA
- a CDS encoding HU family DNA-binding protein: MQVVPKNDATPPAIDETASKTSAETPERAKRPDLLDAIVARSDMKRSDVKLVMDLVLAEMGTLLDAHDELAVSPLGKLMVKKRVEKPGGALLTVKLKRTGPQPGPSAATEAPGEADPGADEKD; encoded by the coding sequence ATGCAAGTGGTGCCGAAGAACGACGCGACGCCCCCCGCAATTGACGAAACCGCAAGCAAGACGTCGGCAGAGACGCCCGAGCGCGCCAAACGTCCCGATCTTCTGGATGCGATTGTTGCGCGCAGCGACATGAAACGCTCGGATGTGAAGCTGGTCATGGATCTGGTGCTGGCCGAGATGGGAACGCTTCTCGATGCGCATGACGAGCTGGCGGTGTCGCCCTTGGGCAAGCTGATGGTCAAAAAGCGGGTCGAAAAACCGGGTGGCGCGCTCTTGACGGTCAAGCTCAAGCGCACGGGGCCGCAACCGGGCCCATCCGCCGCGACCGAGGCACCGGGCGAGGCCGATCCGGGCGCGGACGAAAAGGATTGA